CCAACATTCTGTGCAGAGCTGTGACTTTCTCCGAGATGGCATCCAATCTGAGAGCCATCGTCACAGTCTGAGCATGGTACAAGCAACATGTACGCCCACTTACAAGGGGTGATGTGTAATTGCAGTCATTTTGCCTAGAAGGTGCCTAGAAAATGTTTAACATCTAGttcaaataattaattataaactTTATTACCTGACATACGATGAGAACTACAAAGCGTCTTTCTTCATACACTGTTGCCACACCAGACCTGCCTGGGTATGCAACGTTTTCTGTCCAGATATCGTTCATCTTGCAAAGGACTCTGATAGCtagaaatggctgttaattaTGGGGAATCTGCATACATTTAATGAGGAGCTTTATCatcaacaattagtcttgagttccaatggaaaGATCTTGTGTTCATGTTAGGAGAATTCCTTTTTAAAAGACACAGAGTCActgggttcaaatccaccaGGTTTAATGTTCTTGCAGCAAGGAGGTAAGTCAGTATCAAAGTAAAGAGTTGTCTCCCTCGAAGACACGTTTTGTTGCGCTGCGGTCTATCACAATGTCAATcgtttcaccaaaaaaaaaaaaaacatggttatTAGAATGACCAGAACAACTGGGATCTAGAATACCCACGGCCTGCCAAGCTGTCATCGCTGCAAACGGAGGACTctttttctaaatgaaaaaattCCCATAAACAATGACTGGGCATAGATGGCATGTGGCCCCAcctcaaaatatttcattaccaGTTAATCACCAGAGCAACatgcaattaatattttaatggtaAAGGTTCTCCTGGAGCAAGTTGGGGTTAAAGGtcgtgctcagggacccaattgTTTGAATCAAGCTCATATGACTTGGAAAGTCGTGATGAGAGATACCAGGCTGAAAATGTAATCATTTCCTGTTGcactgtatttttaatttttttttatgagagaTGCGTTAAAATGACACAGTCTTTTGTGCGGTACATTTACTGCATATCATATATCTATGACCCAGTGGGTGACTTGAAGGTACCTTACTTCAAGTGGTCAAGTGACATGGACACAGGTTACAGTGTCATTGTTTTGTCATGTGAACCACTGCCAGATCAttacccccaccccctctcagATTTGTAATGCTTTAGATAAAAAATTAATGACTGCAAATGGACTATGATTTAGAAAGCTTTAGACACAATACCTTGGGAAGGGCAAACCAAGCAAATAAACCACAAACTAAAGCCTGCGAGGTTGGGTGGGGTTTAGGGAGATGACATGCACATCTCAGTCTGCCTGACTGAGACAGCCAGAGGTGACAGACCTTCACACCGCCGTGGAAGTAGGTTAACTCGTTTTAATTTTATATCACATCAGATATATGGCAGGATACACTGCGTCttaaataaatctgcaaataTGTACAACCGCAGTGATTACATAATTCTAAATTAGgacattatgaataaataatgtatgAATCAATTtataaacaaataatttatattttgttcataTATATGAATTGTATTTTGGGGTATGTAGTGATGGCTGCACAGGCTGCAAAGACCGTCTTGACTTTAGACGCAGAGGCTGTTCGGGCGCTGAAAGTTGGCATCAACTTCGTGAAAAATCCCGAAGATCGGAAATGTTTCATCATTTATAAAGACCAAGACGGCGTGCGGGCGTGCAGAAATCAGTGCAAGCACCAAGGAGGGCTTTTCATGAAAGATATAGAGGATTTGCATGaaaggtgagttttttttttatttttattaaataatataaatcgCGTGGACCCGATCATGTCGCCCGAGTCATTAAACGTTTCGTCTTCTCCGAAACAGAACGGTCAGGTGCACGAAGCACAACTGGAAGCTGGACGTGAAAGCGATGCAGTACGTGAACCCCCCCGACAGCTTCATGCAAGACGAACttggtaaaaaaacaaaacacttacAGCCATTATCTATATTTAATTCGAGATGTGCAAACTACAGAATGTAGTGATTTGCTGAATGTAATTCGGAGCATTTACTGTTCTGTAAACCCAAGGTTATAAGAGTACAGTGGAGTGTCCGTTCTAATCATAGAGTATGTTTTCGATacatcatattcatatttctgtCCAACCTTGTCTGAATATGGAAGGAATAGACACACCTGGGCATAAGAGTTGCAGAAAGGAAATTCTTAATAATtcttaataacaaaaataataattattaaaacaaaaaagatctAAAATGTAGGTACAAATATGGCAATATGTGGATTGTTCTCTCCAGTAAAATTGCCAAAACGTATTTTAAATTGTAGACAGCTGTAGTGATGGGCATGAAGTTATGTATGATGTATTTAATACATGTTTAGAGCATATACAAGACATTGGTTATAAGAGACGTATGATGGTGATAGAGTTATGGATTAATATAGCAGACAATAAGCTACAATTATCTGATAGTCATACTTCCTTttgaatattattatatttctctAAATGTTTTGTAGGGCTTGCAATAGTTTGTAGACGGTTTCTTGTCCCAAAGCATTTCACAATATGAATTAAAATACCTTGCCCATACTTATGCATAATATAAGTATTAAAACTGACCTTGCAGAACTGGCACACTGCTTATGAATAATGGCCAATAAAGTAAACCACTCctatctgaaagtgaaagtgaagttattgtcattgtgatactaggaaatgtgtcctttgcttttaacccattgcccttggtgagcagtgggcaggcgcctggggagcagtgtgtgcggttggtgctttgatcagtggcacctcagtggtacctatAGTGGCACGCCCTATATCCCTCATACCTTTAACCCCTTTCGTTTCTGTGTGACCGTGTGTCCGACCTTCCCATTCCTCGTCTCCTACAACCCTGGCCCCAacgtagggcagtggtggcctagagggtaaggaagaaGACTCCTAAATGAAGGGTTGCggtttcaaatcccaaactgccaaggtgccaccgatctccccttgatcaaggtaccgtccccacacactgcccacggTTCTTTAAcagtgatgagttaaatgcagtggGCCCCTCCCTAGATTTTACGACCGACTGTCACCAAACTTTATGGCTTTATCTGGACCCAGGCGAGCTGTCACGACTGAGGGCTGATGGCAGGAGTAAGCGCAGAgctgggatttattaataatatcacatttattaataacacaagTGAAACGCCACGGCGGCCAAAACTAAGGAAACCAGGATGCAAACAAAAACCAAAGTCATTTGGCacaaggccaggaacataaactaaaaaagcatgacaacactgctgcattaatgtaGAGCGGACAGAGCAGTTCTGTCCACTTGGCAGCTATATTATCGATTTTCTCAAACTAATTATACTTTTCGtaacacatttattaatttcaacaTTTGGCTTTTTTTGAATTCACATAATTTTTGGTCCAAAACAATGTGATCTAATTGTATCTCCATACATACAATGTCCATGCGTGTTAATGTTAATCTTGTTTTTGGTACCAATGCCAAAATGCCGAGTTCAGCATTAGCATATTTGTTCTGTTCACCAACCTATAATCGAAGTATAACTGGTCATGTCTGCAGAAGAAATGCATTTATGTGtaattttttacaatattattattatttttatttatttatcttttctgCAATGTGTTTTTGCCTTTTCATATGATTTTATGATTCTGACTTTGCATATTGCATGCACATCCTACCAAATGTAAGTACTGAGTTGTAGATCAGACGTTTCTTGTTCATGTAGACTGTATTGCATCATTTAATTGCTTTCTGTTGGCTTGTATGGTCTGATATTTCTGTGTTTAGAAATCGTATGGAAGGATCCTTCTGTTGGAGGTTTGGAGCTTGTTGAGCTGAACCCGCCTGACCCTTGGCTCACTGACCCCAGAGGAGCACAAGAACTTGAAGCTGGTGAAGTAACTGTATGTGCAAGACAGGTTTCTTTGGAACACATtcttatttaatcttttttaccgaaaaaaataacatatacatgcatttattttttaagatcaCATACTTGACCCATGCATGTATGCAGCTGAAGCTTGGCCAGAGGACCATGTTGTTTGACCCCTGGCTAACAGGTCCAGCGTTTGCACGTGGCTGGTGGCTGCTTCATCAACCCCCAGAAGACTCATTTGAAAGACTATGCAAAGCAGATCTCGTTTACATTAGTCACATGCATTCCGACCACCTCAGGTAAtggcatttcattcattcaaagcTCGCACATTTTTGTAAAGATTAAGGGTGTGAAAGACCGTAGGTGTGTAGGTGTTTGAAGCCTAAatggtaacacacccgcctattaACCAGAGGATCCAGTttcaaaccgcacttactacctttgtgtccctgaacaagacacttaactcagAGTAGACAGGGACACTGGGGGACTgtcactacttattgtaagtcattttaatttacagcatttatcagcagttacagggacagtccatcaggagcaatttagggttaagtgtctcgctcagggacacaatggtagtgagtgggatttgaacctgggtctcctgtaAATCTGTATAGCAGCATTTGCTATGCTGATTGTTGCTTTCCTCTAAAATTGTACAACGATCCAGAGAGAAAAAGCAAGATGTCCCCAGACATATCCTGGTGTGGGACATATTCATCCCAAACATGGCACCATTACATTTCTCTCACATACAGTCCCagttgcatttgcatttgattgAGGCAGTGAAAAGCTGAATATCAAAAGTTTTATTGTAATCTGGTGGTATTCTTAACACCAATATTGGGGCAACATATATTAATGCTAGTTAAATATGACTTTATAATCTCAAAACTCAGTTTATTGCATGTAATCTAGAGTATACACTAATTTGTCATCTCTTTATTGCCTCTTATCATTACTGTACAAATTTCAAGATTGCATTAAATTTATGAGCGTTataatacaatgaaattatCTTTCAATTATTTGAGATTCCGCAATAATTATTAGACAGTGAAAGGCTGGGACAATTAACCTGGGGCTTCACCACATTCACTCAAAATTGTAATTTACTGGTTTTACATTATTGTCTGTTCAGCTACCCAACTCTGAAGACTGTTTCTAAGAAGAGGCCTGATTTACCCATCTATGTTGGTGACACCTCCAGACCAGTGTTTTGGTGAGGCAATGTTATATGCATTTTCAGAGTTCATCCACAGATTACTGTTGTCTACTCTGGCTGCACAATCCacttaaaacagtaaaaaataaagcagaacaCTACAatatttttgaaagtgaagtgattgctgCAACattgcagcacacagtgacatggtgacctctgctttaacccatcacccttggtgagcagtgggcagccatgacaggtgcccagggctGACAGTTTAGTTCCAGCAAGTATGCTGCATCTGTACAGATTACATAACAGTGAAATCACCCCTGAGCATCACCTCTGGTATCTGGAACCAAATTGTCAGGATTGTTGATTGGACTATTTTAATAAGAGGAATGTAATAAGAGGAATTTATATGATTCAACTAAACAGGATTTTAATTTTGCAATTAAACATCATAAAGAGTTTCCGGTGAAGTGTCTTTGTATGTAATCACCCAGTATGATATTGCATTAACTCTGCAGGTATCTGGAGAAGAGTGGTATAACACTTACCAACATCAATGTGGTCCCATTTGGGGTCTGGCAAAACGTGAGTCTGAATTCCTAATTTTAAGCAAATGATAATGACAtcaatttttttgtgaaaaggtACTTTGAGCCAATACAGACCACGCTTAGGTATTACATGCCATGTTTATGTTCTTatatgtgttgccagattgatgAGCACTTGAGGTTCATGATTCTCATGGATGGTGTGCACCCTGAAATGGACACATGTGTGGTAGTTGAATATAAAGGTACTCATTTAGTTTAACAGATTGAATTTGTTATTATTGCTATAttcaattaatatatatatatgacacatgctaaaattatttcaacatttagaaaaagaaaagtgaagtaaGCACAGAGCACTGCTGAAAAAAAGGAGAACAATTACTTCAAAATGGCAGCCATTCCATGCTCCATGCTTCCACTGGTGTCATCCTTGTATACTGTTGTGACAATTGTACCTTTTCTGGGTTAAAGCATTGTGTTACGGATGTGAGCAGCCCTCTCAACCCACAGAGGGCAAGCGAACAATCCCGCCAAATGGCCTGGAAGTGGGAAAGGTCAAGCTAGGTTTTAAAACCAGGCCACCATCTTGGAACCTCACCCGCTCAACATTCATGGTTTAACCCAGTGCTGCTGCGTTCCTGAACAAAGAGGAGTGTCTTATCCAAATACCATCTGCTGCCTTTGACTTCTGACTTTTGGACTGCCCTTGCCTGTGGTTTTGCCCATTACCAACAGCCGCCTGAACTGGACTGATCCTCCTGTATGCTCACTCTGGTACAGTGTTTATCTATTTCTCTGCCTTCTGATTTTGAGAGCTACATGCGGccaaccacaagactctcctgtccatcttgaagagccttggaattcggggctcagcattgAAATGGTTTGCATCCTATGAGCGGTCTTATCCACTGGTGTCcttcagggctcagtactcagtactccttttctccctctacacaagatcacttggtgaggtcatttcctcacaggggttatcctaccactgctatgccgaacAGCCCATAATCTAAAaatcaatcccaccaaaacataactaatattcattcctcATCAGGAGCTTGCTAtctccttctacaactgcacgcaaccttggagtaattATAGACTCTTCTTCTCAACTCACATGACCagtctttcctgctcatgtagattccttgtCTACAATATTAGACAGATCCGCCCAtttctatcaacacaggccacccagatacttgttcagtccctagtaatctcacgactggattaccgTAACTCCTTtgtagcaggtctacctctgaatgccattgGCCTTTACAAGTTATACAGAATGCCGCAGCATGACTGGTTGTCTGATCCTGACACATTGTTATTATATTGTGCTTAAATGCAGCAAAACCAGGAGATCAGATTTATGATCTGATCTGGCCTATATTTTGTACTGTACTCTCGTTCCTGTTGAATTCAGCCTTCCAGATCTCTGGGGGTAAATGCGTTTGTCATTTACAGACTGACCAtttgtagtagtggtagtagcatagtgggtaacacactcacctatggaccCAGgatcaagtcccgcttactaccattgtgtccctgagcaagacacttaaccctaagttgctccaggagacTGTCCCcgttaactactgattgtaagtcgctctggataagggtgtctgataaatgctgtaaatgtaaatgtaaatgtactgccCAGCCCTCCTGCATGTGCTAAAATTGAGAACATGCAACCAACCCTTATGAATTGGTTGAACTTCTCGCAACACAttacaatattatttaataCTGGCTATaagcatttgaaagtgaagtgattgtcattgtgaaacactgcagcacagcacacggtgacacaacaaaatgtgtcttctgcttttaaccatcacccttggtgagcagtgggcagccatgacaggcgcccgggaagtagtgtgtggggagggtgctttgctcagtggcacctcagtggcaccttggcggctcaggaatCAAACCTTCTGAATaagggggctgcttccttaaccactaggccaccactgccccaaagatttagatttagattgcatttaatttttagaTTTCAGCTTACAAATGTTTTGGAATTTTCAGTagtttatgttatgttatatcattcaataaaaaaatgaaaatgtctgttCTATGCAGTTTAAGTCTGCTTGGGCAGGGGCATGACATTAAAATTTCCTCGCCCGGTGTCGATCACTGTAATTTCACCAGCAAATGATTCATCTACATGGGCAGTTGAGTAAGAGAGCCTAGACTCTTTAAAACCTTACAGGCATCTACATTCTGTGGTAATGGCGCTAGTTATCATATTAGATCATATACATACatcatattattttataatattatgtTGTTATAACTATGCATAATGTCCAACTATAGGTCACATGATTCTGAACACCGTGGACTGCACCCGGCCCAATGGTGGGAGGCTGCCCACAGGCGTGGATGTAATGATGAGTGACTTTGCTGGGGGTGCGTCGGGATTCCCCATGACATTCACTGGAGGGAAATACacaggtgacatttttttttcaggtaacACAGGTTAGTGGTGAATCGTAAAGGTCAGTCTGTAAATGACAAACACATTTACCCCCAGAGATCTGGAAGGCTGAATTCATCAGGAACGAGAGGAAGAAGCTCCTCAACTACAAGGCACAACTGGTAAAGTCTCTACAGCCCAAAATATACTGCCCTTTTGCAGGCTATTTTGTGGAAGCACATCCATCTGACTTGTGAGTGAACCTGTTATTAAAATTAGATGTTAGAAAATAGATATTACAGATATTATAACTTAAATTATTATAActtataaaatctttttttctaatAGATAAACCTGTCTGGTGCATGCTGGGCTAGTGCTCGTTTATCTAACCAAACCACTGATCTTTATACACCGTAGGTACATAAAAACAACTAACACTAAAAATAACCCTGATGACCTCAATGCACTGATCAAGAAAAACAGCCCTGGCATCACCACTTGGACACCTAAACCTGGTTCAGTGTTAGATCTGGGTGTGGCCCTGAAGGACCCCTCCAGCATGTAagtctgagtgtgtgagtctACCGTGAATGTCTAATATTAAAGGAAAAGCAGGTCAAATGTGCACGGTTTCACCAACAATATAGTGATGCCATAAGAGAATCTCCAAATTCTGCAAAGACCTACAAGGACAGTTGGGACTTCAGCTTGTACCTGGATGAACTGAGCTTGGCCATCGATGCTGAGTTTTTTCAGCATAAGAGctggattccattttattacaaCTGGGCAGGATTTAAAAACTACAACCTTGTCATCCGGGTAAGATGCAATATGCTTAATTATTACCCTAATTTTTATACTCAGTCAAAACCACTTGTGTTATTCCTTATAAGAGACAGTGTAGCTTCAACAAAGGATGGGGATGCTGTTGCAAGTGAAAGAATATAAAGTGTAATAGTGAACAGAAATGGAGGTGATGTGACCCCCTAAGAATGTCAGATATTATATCATAATGTGCAGGAAGGGTTCCCTTTCACAAAATGAGGTGAATCACAGGCACATAAACAGAACTCAAAATGAAGGGTGTGGGGGATGTGGGGGAATAGCAGTAGTTTCTGCTGTGGTAATAACACTCATGCTGTAACACATCACTTCTGCTACAGGTCATTGAAACAAATGATGATTTTGAGCCAGTGTTTGGTGGCTATGATTACTTAGTGGACTTCCTGGACCTCTCCTTTCCACCCAGAAGACCAGACAGAGCGCATGCTTACCTGGAGGTACAGCTATTCAATCAATCAGTACTCCgccattttatttaacattatcaTCATTTATTCTTAAGTGCAATGAGCACAATATATGCAACTCTCCTATTACTTGAACAGACGTAAGATTCCTATTTAAATGTTCTCATCAGAGCATTTTCACTTATtggcaattttttaaaatggggaCAATCACCTGGGGAATATTTGGGTACATTTCTTGgggtgtaaaatgtaaataatgcaatatAGGTTTCAGAAacccatattttattcacaagTTAATCACGGttattgtcatgtttttttgcattagtGACCTTCAGCACTGACATCATGCTATAGTCACTGACTATTTACAATCCTTGCTTTTCATTTAATGAGTTAGATCAAAAACCGAATTGGAGTCATGCGGCATGTGGTCAAGCACGGCTTGCTTTGGGACAACCTCTACATTGGTTTCCAAAACCGCATCAGCAGGGACCCCGACGTGTACCACCATCGGTGAGATCGACGTGTCTTACATtcctaaaatataaaaataattgaacACATTTCCTCTTTATTTGTAGACAAATCTTTCTTATCTAAATAGAAATaatcacattttccattttagaTTTTGGAACCACTTCCAGATAGAGTTACCTACCACAGGTCCTGACTGGGATCTCTTTCTGCAAAAGCTGTGAGAGAACAATGACTGAACAGGGTCAACATGTTAACATGGATATGACTTGTAAACCCAAACTGCCTTAAAGTGTACAATACCATTATGGCTTCAATATATGTCTACGATTTTGTTAGAACATACAGGGGCCGTCAGGGACTAATGGCTGCTTCCAACATAAAAGGATCATTGATTACACAAAATTAGAGGATAAGACAAAAATGTGTGCATTGAATCTTGTGTATGGAATTATGAATtctgtattaaaacacatttctaacATTATGGACTATAGAATGTATtgttacatatatatttaacatatgATGCTATGATACCAAAGAAGTTCCATGATCACttgaataaattatattatgtttaccaatttgtttttttttttccaattatgagtaaatgttttgcacagattctgtaataaattatgtttatgttttatAACTACTTATGAAGAATTAACTAGATATCAGGGTTGTAGATGATGTCAaagtgatagtgaagtgattgccattgtgaaatactgcagcacagcacacggtgacacaacgaaatgtgtcctacgcatttaaacatcacccttggtgagcagtgggcagccatgacaggcgcccgaaaagcagtgtgtgggtacggtgctttgctcagtggcacctcagtggcaccttggtggatcgagatttgaaccggcaaccttctgaaggTTCATTGATtgacttcattgattgtaacatggaagcatgtaagttgctctggataagggcatctgccaaatgccttaaatgtaaatgtaaatgaagcggCAACAGGGGCTGCTTCTGGTGGTAGAGAACCATGTTTAAATACAGCACGATTGCATCATTTCCATGTGCAAAGATGAGACAGGAAAAGGAAACGTTTGCAGCTCATCTGCAAGAGGAAGTGTCAAAAGGCTTTAAACTTCCTGAAATATCATACTTGCTAAATGATCTATGCACCGGGCTGTGTTAGAACCATGGCTGGATTGCGGCTGTGTTTTGTAGTTATTCTAGGCCTTGCTGTTCTCATGGACTGTTCAGATGCTCATTCTTTACCTGACATCACTGATCCACAATTCATCAGCGACTGTGTGCAGACGCACAACCAATACCGCTCTGCCACAAATCCTTTTGCAAGCAACATGCTTTACATGGTAAGAAGCATACACTGTCTTTAATGTTTGAATAAAATTGCATAATTGTAGAATATTGAGATAAGAAAATATGTTTCTGGTTTAACAACTCTGTTTTGCAATGAATTAGAATTGTCATATCAACTCCAGGGTCGACAGCACTAGTTGGTATGTGGCTTCAGTTATATGGTGCATCTTTGCCTGTGATGATTGTATTTATACCACAATGTACCAGAATTCACTCATGTCACAAACTGGATAAAAGCCCCGAATTATGCTTCTGGTGAATCATTAGCCGTCTCAAAAAGAAGATTAAAAAGCTTCAAGCTTTTTGTCTTTAATACTCACTTCAGATATTAAGGACTGAAATTTGGTTTTTTTGCTATAACATAATTTTGAATAACCTGAACCTGTAAAATGgatgttaataaaatgaaagtattcCTCCTTAAAGCAGGAATTAATACATTCTTTTTCGAAAGATTATCATACAAGGGATTGTAAACTATGAACGGTGTAACTTTTCAAAGATTTAAACATtcactgcataataataaaaatgatttcctcTGCCTTTTTACAGACATGGGACGATGCTTTGGCTGTAACTGCACAAGCGTGGGCTAGATTCTGCATTAGGAAACACAACATTTACCTGAGGGAGGCCAAGAGGGTCCACCCTACCTTTCCATCAGTGGGCGAGAACCTCTGGTTTGGCTACCCACCCTCTCACTTCTCTGTTGAACTGGCCATGAAGAATTGGGTTAACGATGAGTTGAAATATTACAACTATGGCCCAAATGCATGCAGTACTGTTTGTGGCCACTATACGCAGGTATACAGCTTGGTTTTCACCACTGCCATGTCTATATATAGAAATGTAactataactataactataactTTCTAAAGGCTGCACCACCGTGTTCTCTCACTAAACTAAATTGGAATTTCAGGCGGTGTGGGCCGACAGCTACAAGGTCGGATGCGCTGTTCAGATCTGCCCAAATGGTGTTGAAGGGTTCAGCACAAAAGAGAGCGCACTCTTCGTGTGCAATTACGCGCCGGCGTAAGTCTTTATTTGCATCTGCAGGGGTGGGCTGCAGCCATTCAGCCAACTGACCTGTGGTTGTGCCCACACATCCACACTGCTGCTGGGCtagtttgttcattttattttctactgAGTGTGAGAATCCAAGCAACTGCAGTACCCCTGGagtaagtgccttgctcagggacacaatggttgtaagtggggtttgaacagaggtggaaagtaatgaattacatttactcacgttactgtaattgagtagtttttgtgagtaatttgtaatgtttttgaaatgggtaattttacttttactcaagcacatttttacaaaattatttaCTCCGCCCCAAAAAAGAAATCCACCTGAACGCAGGTTCACGTGCGGCATATTTCTCAGACCGTGGACAGCAGcacctcactatgaaacaaggcATCTCCTCTGGCCAACTACCAGGcaatcaaaaaataaagggcctacacaacagccaatcgagaaaatagcagtactgtatctgggtaaaatccaacacaacaaccaataaaaatgtatgctgaattctgctacttgtaatgaAATCTCCCGAAAAGGTTGTTGACCCAAACAATAATGCTCCGTGCATCACTTCATGATATGAGTaagtcattttctgttttaatggtataacaaattcacaatttgtttgacacaaacgACAACTTTattgctgttagagaatgttgctcAGATAATTAGCATAATTTTTTCCAATGCTGAGTGTCCGTATCCCAAACCTTTACAGCCTGCAGCATGAAAACATGTAGTAATAAGTAGAATAGCCTaaacagtgcatccagaaagtgtGCATCAGTTTTTCCAAATTTTGCCATACTACAACCTTATTCCAATATGGAgcggggcagtagtggcctagcagttaaggaagcggccctgagcaaaacacctgtcatggctgcccac
The Denticeps clupeoides chromosome 15, fDenClu1.1, whole genome shotgun sequence DNA segment above includes these coding regions:
- the glipr1a gene encoding GLIPR1-like protein 1, with the protein product MIYAPGCVRTMAGLRLCFVVILGLAVLMDCSDAHSLPDITDPQFISDCVQTHNQYRSATNPFASNMLYMTWDDALAVTAQAWARFCIRKHNIYLREAKRVHPTFPSVGENLWFGYPPSHFSVELAMKNWVNDELKYYNYGPNACSTVCGHYTQAVWADSYKVGCAVQICPNGVEGFSTKESALFVCNYAPAGNLNGARPYEEGKPCSSCGGGRCENNLCRDPVRDKLIAYNWSPDWDPEKRRCGAFCKAVLVLRPLALMLIFLSAYTVKIYYPDMFAYE
- the cmah gene encoding cytidine monophosphate-N-acetylneuraminic acid hydroxylase, which produces MHISVCLTETARGDRPSHRRGMMAAQAAKTVLTLDAEAVRALKVGINFVKNPEDRKCFIIYKDQDGVRACRNQCKHQGGLFMKDIEDLHERTVRCTKHNWKLDVKAMQYVNPPDSFMQDELEIVWKDPSVGGLELVELNPPDPWLTDPRGAQELEAGEVTITYLTHACMQLKLGQRTMLFDPWLTGPAFARGWWLLHQPPEDSFERLCKADLVYISHMHSDHLSYPTLKTVSKKRPDLPIYVGDTSRPVFWYLEKSGITLTNINVVPFGVWQNIDEHLRFMILMDGVHPEMDTCVVVEYKGHMILNTVDCTRPNGGRLPTGVDVMMSDFAGGASGFPMTFTGGKYTEIWKAEFIRNERKKLLNYKAQLVKSLQPKIYCPFAGYFVEAHPSDLYIKTTNTKNNPDDLNALIKKNSPGITTWTPKPGSVLDLGVALKDPSSIDAIRESPNSAKTYKDSWDFSLYLDELSLAIDAEFFQHKSWIPFYYNWAGFKNYNLVIRVIETNDDFEPVFGGYDYLVDFLDLSFPPRRPDRAHAYLEIKNRIGVMRHVVKHGLLWDNLYIGFQNRISRDPDVYHHRFWNHFQIELPTTGPDWDLFLQKL